Proteins encoded by one window of Geobacter sp. DSM 9736:
- a CDS encoding molybdopterin-dependent oxidoreductase, with amino-acid sequence MVNLTIDDKQVTVPKDATIYDAAKAAGIKIPILCHDKKLHPFGGCRMCLVEVEQMKGRQIPACTTPVTEGMIVKTMTPEIVQARKLVLELLLLKHPIDCPVCDAAGDCDLQNLTYEYEVNTNHFTDEKFNHAIDYENPLIERDMNRCIHCGKCARICDEIVAFGAYSFINRGIEAKIGTPFDGPLNCEFCGSCVSVCPVGALLSRPFKFKARWWALNKVKTVCSYCGTGCQLTLGVKDDQVLTTVYDENQGFHNGQLCTRGRWGYQFVNSDQRLATPLIRKNGNLVPATWDEALGLVKQRLVDAKAAGGSSAACLVTPRLTNEELFLLKKLFRDAIGSGNIDHSAGFAHAALTEGAQQSLGYPASPSSIADIQKAGLLLVVKTDAYETHPVIGFEINLGVKRKDVDLRVLSDKNGKLSRLPGAKTYIHKPGSEILIFNAMAKVIIEENLIDSDFVATVSNFGELKKSLESYTPEKVASDCGISADEITALARDYAKTQKALIMLPIGLAYPGHSKELAQAIINLALLTGKIGKEGCGVLIMGEKNNSQGAADLGMHPSANGKNAAAIFDACSTGAIDFLYIVGENPVVSYPNRKRVEAALDKAPFVVVQDLFLTETAQMADVVLPAASFAEKEGTYTSAGRAVQKVNRAIKPVGASRSDFEIFNDLLGVFSDSNSYGKPSEVFAEIASSVPAYQGLSYGALGQDGVVLSSNNVPEFVPVAAPSVPSEQGKFALLTGSALNHCGTLSRFGEGPMYVCPSGYIELNAGDAASLKIAEEDMVTVKSANGEVKLRAKVSQRLPKGTMFAPYHFGEQSINTLTDGSAVTFITVTK; translated from the coding sequence ATGGTAAATCTTACAATCGATGACAAACAGGTAACCGTACCGAAAGACGCTACCATATACGATGCGGCCAAAGCTGCCGGCATCAAGATCCCTATCCTGTGCCATGACAAGAAGCTTCATCCGTTCGGCGGGTGCCGTATGTGTCTCGTTGAGGTCGAGCAGATGAAGGGGCGACAGATACCTGCCTGCACAACCCCGGTCACCGAGGGTATGATCGTTAAGACGATGACTCCCGAGATCGTTCAGGCCAGGAAATTAGTCCTCGAACTGCTGCTGCTCAAGCACCCCATCGACTGCCCGGTGTGCGATGCAGCAGGGGACTGCGATCTCCAGAACCTTACCTATGAATATGAAGTGAACACCAATCACTTCACCGATGAAAAGTTCAACCACGCCATAGACTACGAGAACCCGCTCATCGAGCGTGACATGAACCGTTGCATCCACTGCGGTAAATGCGCGAGGATCTGCGATGAGATTGTTGCATTCGGAGCATACTCCTTCATCAATCGCGGTATCGAAGCTAAAATCGGTACGCCCTTCGACGGGCCTCTAAACTGCGAGTTCTGCGGTTCCTGTGTCTCCGTATGTCCTGTCGGTGCCCTTCTTTCCCGTCCCTTTAAATTCAAGGCTCGCTGGTGGGCTCTCAATAAAGTAAAGACTGTTTGCTCCTACTGCGGAACTGGCTGTCAGCTCACTCTTGGTGTTAAGGACGATCAGGTTCTTACAACCGTTTATGACGAGAATCAGGGTTTCCACAACGGCCAACTCTGCACACGCGGACGTTGGGGCTATCAATTCGTCAACAGCGACCAGCGACTTGCTACGCCTCTTATCAGGAAGAACGGAAATCTTGTTCCAGCGACATGGGATGAGGCGCTAGGCCTCGTTAAGCAGCGACTTGTCGACGCCAAAGCTGCCGGCGGGTCTTCCGCAGCCTGTCTGGTGACTCCGCGTCTCACAAACGAGGAGCTGTTCCTGTTGAAAAAGCTGTTCCGCGATGCGATTGGTTCAGGAAATATTGATCATTCGGCGGGGTTCGCTCATGCAGCGCTTACTGAAGGCGCCCAGCAGAGCCTTGGTTATCCGGCATCACCTTCATCTATTGCTGATATACAAAAGGCTGGTCTGCTGCTTGTGGTGAAGACCGACGCCTATGAAACGCATCCCGTCATAGGATTTGAGATTAATCTTGGAGTGAAGCGTAAAGATGTCGATCTCCGGGTGCTTTCAGACAAGAATGGAAAGCTGTCTCGCCTTCCAGGTGCAAAGACCTATATTCACAAACCCGGCAGCGAAATTTTGATATTCAATGCAATGGCCAAGGTAATCATTGAGGAGAACCTCATCGACTCCGATTTCGTTGCGACAGTGAGCAACTTCGGAGAGCTGAAGAAATCGCTTGAAAGCTATACTCCGGAGAAGGTCGCTTCTGACTGCGGTATCTCTGCAGATGAAATTACTGCTCTCGCCCGTGATTATGCAAAAACTCAGAAAGCATTGATCATGCTGCCTATCGGCCTTGCATATCCCGGACACAGCAAGGAGCTGGCACAGGCTATCATAAACCTGGCTCTTCTTACCGGAAAGATCGGTAAGGAAGGCTGTGGTGTCCTCATAATGGGAGAAAAGAACAATAGCCAGGGCGCAGCTGATCTTGGTATGCATCCTTCGGCCAACGGGAAAAACGCTGCGGCAATCTTCGATGCCTGCTCTACTGGTGCTATTGATTTCCTCTATATTGTCGGAGAAAATCCAGTTGTATCGTATCCCAACCGGAAAAGAGTCGAGGCTGCTCTCGACAAGGCGCCCTTTGTAGTCGTGCAGGATCTTTTCCTGACAGAGACTGCCCAGATGGCTGATGTTGTACTCCCCGCGGCATCATTTGCAGAAAAAGAGGGAACCTACACTAGTGCTGGTCGAGCAGTACAGAAGGTAAACAGGGCCATCAAGCCAGTTGGGGCCTCCCGTAGCGATTTTGAGATATTCAACGACCTCCTTGGTGTTTTTTCTGATTCCAATTCGTATGGAAAACCCTCTGAAGTTTTTGCCGAGATCGCGTCCAGCGTACCTGCATACCAGGGGCTTTCCTATGGAGCGCTTGGGCAGGATGGAGTAGTACTCTCCAGCAACAATGTTCCCGAATTTGTCCCGGTCGCTGCCCCCTCGGTACCTTCAGAGCAGGGTAAATTTGCTCTTCTCACCGGCAGCGCTTTAAATCATTGCGGTACGCTATCCAGATTTGGTGAAGGCCCGATGTATGTCTGCCCGTCAGGCTACATTGAACTTAATGCTGGAGATGCAGCATCTCTGAAAATAGCTGAAGAGGACATGGTCACCGTCAAGTCAGCTAACGGCGAAGTTAAACTCCGTGCAAAGGTGAGTCAGAGGCTCCCGAAAGGAACGATGTTCGCGCCGTACCACTTTGGTGAGCAGTCCATCAACACACTTACCGACGGCTCAGCAGTAACGTTTATCACCGTCACCAAATAA
- the nuoD gene encoding NADH dehydrogenase (quinone) subunit D, protein MSNEIMTVNMGPQHPSTHGVLRLVIELDGEVIQKITPHIGYLHRGVEKLSEHRTYHQTIPLTDRLDYLAPMSNNLGYVLAVEKLLGLEVPERAQTIRVILTELTRLKSHLVWIACHALDIGAMTVFIYAFREREKVMQLYEKISGARMTSNFYRVGGLSSDVYNGFEKDVREIVDTFPGHFDTYEGLLTKNTIWLQRTIGNGVISAEDAIDFGITGPALRGSGVDWDLRRDNPYSGYEKYKFKVPVGENCDTYDRYKVRLVEMREAVNIIRQALDSLKPGPVLADAPKVCYPSKEKVYDTIEGLIHHFKIASEGFPVPAGEVYQGVEAPKGELGFYIVSDGGTKPYRMRIRPPSFVNLGAIEKMAKGSMIADLVAIIGTLDIVLGEIDR, encoded by the coding sequence ATGTCCAACGAAATTATGACGGTAAATATGGGGCCGCAGCATCCGAGTACTCATGGGGTGTTGCGTTTGGTAATCGAGCTCGATGGTGAGGTGATCCAGAAGATTACTCCGCACATCGGCTACCTGCATCGTGGCGTTGAGAAGTTGTCCGAGCATCGGACTTATCACCAGACGATACCCCTGACGGACCGGCTCGACTATCTCGCCCCGATGAGCAACAACCTCGGCTATGTGCTGGCGGTGGAAAAGCTTCTCGGATTAGAGGTTCCCGAGCGTGCCCAGACGATCCGTGTCATCTTGACTGAGCTGACTCGGCTAAAGTCGCACCTTGTGTGGATTGCCTGTCATGCCCTTGATATCGGTGCCATGACTGTTTTCATCTACGCCTTCCGCGAGCGTGAGAAGGTCATGCAGTTGTATGAGAAGATTTCGGGCGCGAGGATGACGAGCAACTTCTACCGGGTTGGCGGACTGTCCTCCGATGTCTACAACGGCTTTGAGAAGGACGTACGTGAGATCGTGGATACCTTCCCCGGCCACTTCGACACCTACGAGGGGCTTCTCACCAAGAATACCATCTGGCTCCAGAGAACCATCGGCAACGGAGTGATTTCCGCTGAGGATGCAATTGACTTCGGGATCACTGGTCCGGCGCTGCGCGGGTCAGGTGTAGACTGGGACCTGCGTCGCGACAATCCCTACAGCGGCTACGAGAAATACAAGTTCAAGGTGCCGGTGGGCGAGAACTGCGATACCTATGACCGGTACAAAGTACGGCTCGTCGAGATGCGTGAGGCGGTTAACATCATACGTCAGGCGCTCGATTCCCTAAAGCCGGGACCAGTCCTTGCTGATGCTCCGAAGGTTTGTTACCCGTCCAAGGAGAAGGTGTACGATACCATAGAAGGACTGATTCATCACTTCAAGATCGCCAGCGAAGGATTTCCTGTGCCAGCCGGTGAGGTATACCAGGGAGTTGAGGCGCCAAAGGGTGAACTCGGCTTCTATATTGTGAGCGACGGCGGCACCAAGCCATACAGGATGAGGATCAGGCCTCCCTCATTCGTCAACCTTGGCGCGATCGAGAAGATGGCAAAAGGATCGATGATTGCCGACTTGGTTGCCATCATAGGAACCCTCGATATCGTCCTAGGTGAGATCGATAGGTAA
- the nuoH gene encoding NADH-quinone oxidoreductase subunit NuoH produces the protein MDTLILGLPVAYYIAMLAKVVVAFVFVLLTVAYATYAERKIIGHMQVRLGPMRTGWHGLLQPIADGVKLFFKEEIVPSQASKFAFLIAPLVALITAFISFAVIPFGDTVEIFGYKVPLQIAGYWDQELDKVFDINVGVLYILAMASLGVYGIVLAGWSSNSKYSLLGGLRSSAQMISYELAAGLAIISVFLMSESLSLQKIVADQAGGFGILGWYLFRSPFTFIAGIIFFICSLAEINRTPFDLPEAETELVSGFCTEYSSMKYAMFFMAEYANMVTVCAVTTTLFLGGWHGPAFLPGWVWFIAKVYALIFLCMWIRATYPRYRYDQLMRLGWKFFLPITLLNIVGTGIWILMTA, from the coding sequence ATGGATACGCTAATATTAGGACTGCCGGTCGCATATTACATTGCCATGCTTGCAAAGGTGGTTGTAGCATTCGTCTTCGTGCTTCTGACAGTGGCGTACGCTACATATGCCGAGCGGAAAATAATCGGACATATGCAGGTACGGCTTGGACCGATGCGGACAGGCTGGCACGGCCTGCTACAGCCCATCGCTGACGGCGTCAAGCTTTTCTTCAAGGAAGAAATCGTCCCGTCTCAGGCAAGTAAATTTGCATTTCTTATCGCACCACTCGTTGCACTTATTACTGCATTTATTTCGTTTGCGGTAATCCCTTTCGGCGATACCGTCGAGATATTCGGATACAAGGTACCGCTGCAGATAGCCGGCTATTGGGACCAGGAGTTGGACAAGGTATTCGATATTAACGTAGGTGTTCTGTACATTCTTGCTATGGCATCTCTTGGTGTTTATGGCATCGTCCTCGCTGGTTGGTCGTCCAACAGCAAGTATTCCCTGCTGGGAGGTCTCCGCTCCTCGGCTCAGATGATTTCCTATGAACTGGCCGCCGGTCTGGCCATAATTTCTGTATTCCTGATGTCCGAGTCCCTTTCGCTGCAGAAGATAGTTGCTGATCAGGCCGGAGGTTTCGGAATTCTCGGCTGGTACCTGTTCCGCAGCCCCTTCACCTTCATCGCCGGAATAATTTTCTTTATCTGTTCTCTTGCAGAGATCAACCGTACACCGTTTGACCTTCCTGAAGCCGAGACGGAACTCGTTTCCGGTTTCTGCACTGAGTATTCCTCGATGAAATATGCCATGTTCTTCATGGCTGAGTACGCCAACATGGTTACAGTCTGCGCCGTCACCACTACATTATTTCTCGGCGGATGGCACGGCCCCGCCTTCCTTCCGGGATGGGTTTGGTTCATCGCAAAAGTGTATGCTCTCATTTTCCTCTGCATGTGGATCAGGGCAACTTACCCCAGGTACCGTTACGATCAGCTTATGCGGCTTGGCTGGAAATTTTTCCTTCCTATTACTCTGCTCAATATTGTGGGGACGGGGATCTGGATACTGATGACCGCCTAA
- the nuoF gene encoding NADH-quinone oxidoreductase subunit NuoF: MGEAIKILICQGTGGVSAGAKQVEAEFLRVIKEKGVDATVGKRCDVIKTGCRGLCANDVLVDIITEEQGRITYDFVLPEEVEKIVDEHIVNKTTLEKRKAKPYYNTFVDQQMRVVMTGCGQIDPESLEAYLEEDGFKAIEKCVKEMTPDQVVEEVKKSGLRGRGGGGFPTGLKWSFCKATPGNKKYLICNADEGDPGAFMDRSILEGDPYCIIEGMMIAAYAIGCYAGYVYVRAEYPLAIERLQKALDVCYEKGYLGKNVRGWGFDFDLRIKKGAGAFVCGEETALMASIEGERGMPRPRPPFPAVKGLWGKPTNINNVETFANVRHIINKGAEWYASLGTETTKGTKIFAVTGKVKHTGLVEVPAGMTVREVIYNVCGGILNNRKFKAVQAGGPSGGCIPAEVLDTPVDYDSLIKAGAMMGSGGLVVMDETTCMVDVARFFLTFTRMESCGKCVPCRIGLKAMLDILERITEGRGEANDIDTLLEMGATIKKASLCGLGQTAPNPILSTVKYFRNEYEAHINDKRCPSNCCKELLLWQVVEEKCVKCGACLKACPSDAIEWEKGKVAYLVKEKCTKCKSCYDACRFMAIE; the protein is encoded by the coding sequence ATGGGCGAAGCTATAAAAATTTTGATCTGTCAGGGTACCGGCGGTGTGTCGGCAGGAGCGAAACAGGTTGAGGCCGAATTTCTCCGGGTGATCAAGGAGAAAGGGGTCGACGCCACCGTCGGCAAGCGTTGCGACGTCATCAAGACCGGGTGCCGTGGTCTCTGCGCCAACGACGTTCTCGTCGACATAATCACCGAGGAGCAGGGGCGGATTACCTACGACTTCGTCCTTCCCGAAGAGGTCGAGAAGATCGTCGACGAACACATCGTCAACAAGACGACCCTCGAGAAGCGCAAGGCGAAGCCCTACTACAATACGTTCGTCGACCAGCAGATGCGCGTCGTCATGACCGGCTGCGGCCAGATCGATCCGGAAAGCCTCGAAGCCTATCTCGAAGAAGATGGGTTCAAGGCCATAGAGAAGTGTGTGAAGGAAATGACCCCGGATCAGGTTGTTGAGGAAGTGAAGAAGTCGGGTCTCCGCGGAAGAGGGGGGGGCGGCTTCCCCACCGGCCTCAAGTGGTCCTTCTGTAAGGCAACTCCCGGCAACAAGAAGTACCTCATCTGCAACGCCGACGAGGGTGACCCCGGCGCCTTCATGGACCGCTCGATTCTCGAGGGTGACCCTTACTGCATTATCGAAGGGATGATGATCGCTGCCTACGCCATCGGATGCTACGCAGGATACGTATATGTTCGCGCAGAGTACCCGCTTGCCATCGAGCGTCTCCAGAAAGCTCTCGACGTTTGCTACGAGAAAGGGTACCTAGGCAAGAACGTCCGCGGGTGGGGATTCGATTTCGACCTCAGGATCAAAAAGGGTGCAGGCGCATTCGTCTGCGGCGAGGAGACGGCGCTGATGGCCTCCATCGAGGGCGAGCGCGGGATGCCGCGCCCCCGTCCGCCTTTCCCGGCCGTCAAAGGCCTCTGGGGCAAGCCTACCAACATCAACAACGTCGAGACCTTTGCCAACGTCCGCCACATCATCAACAAGGGAGCGGAGTGGTACGCATCGCTCGGTACCGAGACTACGAAGGGCACGAAGATCTTCGCCGTCACCGGGAAAGTTAAGCACACCGGTCTCGTAGAAGTCCCCGCCGGTATGACGGTGCGAGAGGTTATCTACAACGTCTGCGGCGGTATTCTTAACAACCGGAAGTTCAAGGCAGTTCAGGCGGGCGGCCCCTCCGGCGGCTGCATCCCTGCAGAGGTTCTCGATACGCCGGTTGACTACGACTCTCTCATCAAGGCTGGAGCCATGATGGGTTCCGGTGGTCTCGTCGTCATGGACGAAACTACCTGCATGGTCGACGTTGCCCGCTTCTTCCTCACATTCACGAGGATGGAGTCATGTGGGAAGTGTGTTCCGTGTCGCATCGGCCTCAAGGCTATGCTTGATATCCTCGAGAGGATCACCGAGGGGCGGGGAGAGGCTAACGACATCGACACCCTTCTCGAAATGGGGGCGACCATCAAGAAGGCGTCCCTCTGCGGTCTCGGACAGACCGCGCCGAATCCTATCTTGTCCACAGTCAAGTATTTCCGCAACGAATATGAAGCCCATATCAATGATAAGCGGTGCCCGTCGAACTGCTGCAAAGAGCTTCTTCTGTGGCAGGTCGTTGAAGAAAAATGCGTGAAGTGCGGAGCATGTTTGAAGGCGTGCCCCTCTGATGCCATCGAATGGGAAAAGGGGAAGGTTGCGTACCTCGTGAAGGAAAAGTGCACCAAGTGCAAGTCCTGTTATGATGCCTGCCGCTTTATGGCCATCGAGTAG
- a CDS encoding NAD(P)H-dependent oxidoreductase subunit E, with amino-acid sequence MSNAPAEQTEQAPAEEVDLAPANKIIDKYFTLPGNLMPVLQGIQDEYGFVPRPTIDLVAERLNVYPSQIFGVLTFYAQFHLKPRGRYIIRVCVGTACHVQGAPRIVDTFFDKLGIGHAETTPDLRYTFEKVACLGACGMAPLAMVNDDTFGKMTVQKVEEIIAEYNKRPMKKEEAE; translated from the coding sequence ATGAGCAACGCTCCAGCCGAACAGACAGAGCAGGCTCCGGCCGAGGAAGTCGACCTCGCACCCGCTAACAAAATTATAGACAAGTACTTCACGCTTCCAGGGAACCTGATGCCTGTTCTCCAGGGTATTCAGGACGAGTACGGCTTTGTCCCGAGGCCGACAATCGACTTGGTAGCAGAGCGCCTCAATGTCTACCCGAGCCAGATCTTCGGGGTGCTGACGTTCTACGCGCAGTTCCACCTCAAGCCCCGCGGTCGCTATATTATTCGTGTGTGTGTCGGTACCGCATGTCACGTCCAGGGAGCGCCCCGTATTGTAGACACCTTCTTTGACAAGTTGGGGATTGGGCACGCAGAGACTACGCCGGATTTACGCTACACCTTCGAGAAGGTTGCCTGTCTCGGAGCCTGTGGCATGGCGCCTCTCGCCATGGTGAACGACGACACCTTCGGCAAGATGACTGTCCAGAAGGTCGAGGAGATCATCGCTGAGTACAACAAGCGTCCGATGAAGAAAGAGGAAGCTGAGTAA